From Mycolicibacterium cosmeticum, a single genomic window includes:
- a CDS encoding GNAT family N-acetyltransferase yields MIETDEALPILPRELTTISDEVRAVPAPTIPQIAAPYGARPADPDTDAEMISRWMNLPHLAQAWEYDWPPERWRLYLKAQLAGSFSRPFITSRKGEDVGYIEIYRAAKDSIATRYDADPCDLGIHAAIADTTLVNRGIAALILPKLLVDLFAGEPQCRRVMFDPDHRNVGARRLVEYVGCTFLGEHQMSNRRMALYTFPRTPDDIPAHR; encoded by the coding sequence ATGATCGAGACTGACGAGGCGCTGCCCATCCTGCCGCGCGAGTTGACCACGATTTCCGACGAGGTCCGCGCCGTCCCGGCGCCGACGATTCCGCAGATCGCCGCGCCGTACGGCGCCCGGCCGGCCGACCCCGACACCGACGCCGAGATGATCTCGCGGTGGATGAACCTGCCGCACCTGGCGCAGGCGTGGGAGTACGACTGGCCGCCGGAACGCTGGCGCCTGTACCTCAAGGCCCAGCTGGCCGGCTCGTTCTCCCGCCCGTTCATCACCAGCCGTAAGGGCGAGGACGTCGGCTATATCGAAATTTACCGGGCGGCAAAGGATTCCATTGCCACCCGGTACGACGCCGACCCGTGCGACCTGGGCATTCACGCGGCCATCGCCGACACCACCCTGGTGAATCGGGGCATCGCCGCCCTGATCCTGCCCAAGCTGCTGGTCGACCTGTTCGCCGGCGAGCCGCAGTGCCGGCGGGTGATGTTCGACCCCGATCACCGCAACGTGGGCGCGCGCCGGCTGGTCGAATACGTCGGATGCACCTTCCTGGGCGAGCATCAGATGTCGAATCGCCGGATGGCGCTCTACACGTTTCCACGCACCCCGGACGATATCCCGGCCCACCGGTAG
- a CDS encoding N-acetylglucosamine-6-phosphate deacetylase, giving the protein MLIAADTLLTGTDLLRPGWIETAGDAVRAVGAAAPPAPADHHAALVVPGFVDTHVHGGAGADFSAGDLAATTAAVGLHRRHGTTTLIASLVTAAPDDLLRQVTALAGHARAGLIDGIHLEGPWLSTQRCGAHDAALMRDPDPVELQRILAAGAGTIRMVTVAPERDGALDAIRLLTDAGVVAAIGHTEAGYGQTVAAIKAGATVGTHLFNAMRPIGHRAPGPIIALLEDPRVTVELITDGVHLDPAIYRHVCRSGARVSLITDAMAATGNADGHYRLGTMAVEVVDGVARVAGTDTIAGSTATMDAVFRFAVTHSGLDRDAALLQAVRQATINPARALGLARPGLVPGAPADVVMLDAGLVVTGTLYRGEWVVSPDGDAAADTATP; this is encoded by the coding sequence GTGCTGATCGCCGCCGACACCCTGCTCACGGGCACCGACCTGCTGCGGCCCGGCTGGATCGAGACCGCGGGCGACGCCGTGCGCGCCGTCGGTGCCGCAGCACCCCCGGCACCGGCCGACCACCACGCCGCGCTGGTGGTGCCGGGCTTCGTCGACACCCACGTGCACGGCGGCGCCGGCGCCGACTTCTCGGCGGGCGACCTGGCCGCCACCACCGCGGCGGTCGGCCTGCACCGCCGCCACGGCACCACCACGCTGATCGCCTCCCTGGTCACCGCCGCCCCCGACGACCTGCTGCGCCAGGTCACGGCCCTGGCCGGCCACGCCCGCGCCGGGCTGATCGACGGCATCCACCTGGAAGGCCCGTGGCTGTCCACCCAGCGCTGCGGCGCTCACGATGCTGCGCTGATGCGCGACCCGGATCCCGTTGAGTTGCAACGCATCCTGGCGGCCGGCGCCGGGACGATCAGGATGGTGACGGTCGCTCCCGAGCGTGACGGGGCGCTGGACGCGATCCGCCTGCTGACCGACGCCGGGGTGGTGGCCGCCATCGGGCATACCGAGGCCGGCTACGGACAGACCGTGGCGGCGATCAAGGCGGGCGCGACGGTGGGCACCCACCTGTTCAACGCGATGCGCCCGATCGGTCACCGTGCGCCCGGCCCCATCATCGCGCTGCTGGAGGACCCGCGGGTGACCGTCGAGCTGATCACCGACGGGGTGCACCTCGACCCCGCGATCTACCGGCACGTCTGCCGCAGCGGCGCACGCGTGAGTCTGATCACCGACGCGATGGCCGCCACCGGCAACGCCGACGGCCACTACCGGCTGGGCACCATGGCGGTCGAGGTGGTGGACGGGGTGGCCCGGGTGGCGGGCACCGACACCATCGCGGGCAGCACCGCCACCATGGACGCGGTGTTCCGGTTCGCCGTCACACACAGCGGCCTGGACCGGGATGCCGCGCTGCTGCAGGCGGTGCGCCAGGCGACCATCAACCCGGCCCGCGCACTCGGGTTGGCCCGTCCCGGCCTGGTGCCGGGTGCACCGGCCGATGTGGTGATGCTGGATGCCGGCCTCGTGGTGACCGGGACGCTGTACCGGGGTGAGTGGGTGGTCAGCCCTGACGGCGACGCCGCCGCCGATACCGCCACACCTTGA
- the dhaL gene encoding dihydroxyacetone kinase subunit DhaL: protein MDAAQLQAWVREFARLIAESAQHLSDLDAAIGDADHGINMDRGMTAVVAALDESPPADAPAACKQIGMTLVKSVGGASGPLYGTFFLRMGPAWDQGFAAALRAGVEGVVQRGRAELGDKTMFDALAPALEALESGGDLAAAAAAAEKGRDGTESMVARKGRASYLGQRSVGHIDPGAASAALLLSAAATVVRT from the coding sequence ATGGATGCGGCCCAACTGCAAGCCTGGGTGCGGGAATTCGCTCGCCTGATCGCCGAGAGCGCCCAGCATCTCAGCGATCTGGACGCCGCGATCGGCGACGCCGACCATGGCATCAACATGGACCGCGGGATGACCGCCGTGGTCGCCGCCCTCGACGAGTCACCACCGGCCGATGCGCCCGCGGCGTGCAAACAGATCGGCATGACGTTGGTGAAGTCGGTCGGCGGGGCCAGCGGTCCGCTGTACGGCACGTTCTTCCTGCGCATGGGCCCGGCGTGGGACCAGGGGTTCGCCGCCGCGCTGCGGGCCGGCGTCGAAGGGGTGGTCCAGCGTGGCCGCGCCGAGTTGGGCGACAAGACCATGTTCGACGCGCTGGCGCCCGCGTTGGAGGCGCTGGAATCCGGCGGTGATCTGGCCGCTGCGGCCGCCGCGGCCGAAAAGGGCCGCGACGGTACCGAATCCATGGTGGCCCGTAAGGGCCGGGCCAGCTACCTCGGGCAGCGCAGCGTCGGGCACATCGACCCGGGCGCGGCATCGGCGGCGCTGCTGCTCAGCGCGGCGGCAACGGTGGTGCGCACATGA
- a CDS encoding DUF488 domain-containing protein, translating to MVRVARVYAVLDPDDGRRVLVDRLWPRGFRKDDPRVGHWLPAVAPSNDLRRWYSHQSARFAEFAARYEAELTLPEGKAALDELRELAAAGTVTLVTATRDLAESHAAVLRGLLA from the coding sequence ATGGTGCGGGTGGCGCGAGTGTATGCGGTACTGGATCCGGACGACGGCCGGCGGGTGCTGGTGGACCGGCTGTGGCCGCGGGGCTTCCGCAAGGACGATCCCCGGGTGGGTCATTGGCTGCCTGCCGTGGCCCCGTCCAACGACCTGCGCCGCTGGTATTCGCACCAGTCCGCCCGCTTCGCCGAGTTCGCCGCCCGGTACGAGGCCGAACTGACGCTGCCGGAGGGCAAAGCGGCCCTGGATGAACTGCGCGAGCTGGCCGCCGCGGGCACGGTGACCCTGGTTACCGCGACCCGCGACCTGGCCGAAAGCCACGCCGCGGTGCTGCGCGGCCTGTTGGCGTAG
- a CDS encoding DUF2237 family protein: MPERNVLGGPLEPCGTEPLTGFYRDGCCSTGPEDPGLHSICAVVTREFLDHQRSIGNDLSTPMPEYRFPGLVPGDRWCVTARNWLRAYEDGYAAPVVMASTHERTLDVVSLEALAEHAVDVPDDASDL; encoded by the coding sequence ATGCCCGAACGCAATGTGCTCGGCGGCCCGCTGGAACCCTGTGGTACCGAACCACTCACCGGCTTCTACCGGGACGGCTGCTGCTCGACCGGCCCCGAGGATCCCGGCCTGCACTCGATCTGCGCGGTGGTGACGCGGGAGTTCCTGGACCACCAACGTTCGATCGGCAACGACCTGTCCACCCCGATGCCCGAATACCGGTTTCCCGGTCTGGTGCCCGGTGACCGCTGGTGTGTCACCGCCCGCAACTGGCTGCGCGCCTACGAGGACGGGTACGCCGCGCCGGTGGTGATGGCGTCCACCCACGAACGCACCCTGGACGTGGTGTCGCTGGAGGCGCTCGCCGAGCACGCCGTCGACGTGCCCGACGACGCCAGCGACCTGTAG
- the dhaK gene encoding dihydroxyacetone kinase subunit DhaK, with protein sequence MKKLINDPADVIAEALRGIAFAHPELRVDHANRIIYRADAPVSGKVGLISGGGSGHEPLHGGFVGRGMLDAACAGEVFTSPVPDQMLEATKTVDSGAGVLHIVKNYTGDVMNFEMAAELAAAEGVTVESVIVDDDVAVQDSTYTAGRRGVGATVLVEKIAGAAADLGRSLADVADVARRVNAASRSMGVALTSCTVPAVGHPTFDLPDTDIEIGIGIHGEPGRQRVPMQPARAIAEQMAEPVLADLDFASDDGVILFVNSMGATPLIELYVMYAEFAAILDKAGVRIARSLVGPYITSLDMAGCSVTLLRADDELLRLWDHPVNTPALRRGC encoded by the coding sequence ATGAAGAAGCTCATCAACGACCCCGCTGATGTCATCGCCGAAGCCTTGCGCGGCATCGCCTTTGCCCATCCGGAGTTGCGCGTCGACCACGCCAACCGGATCATCTACCGGGCCGACGCCCCGGTGTCCGGCAAGGTCGGGCTGATCTCCGGCGGCGGTTCGGGACACGAGCCGCTGCACGGCGGCTTCGTGGGCCGGGGCATGCTCGACGCGGCCTGCGCCGGTGAGGTCTTCACCTCGCCGGTGCCCGACCAGATGCTGGAGGCGACCAAGACCGTCGACAGCGGTGCCGGCGTGCTGCACATCGTGAAGAACTACACCGGCGACGTGATGAACTTCGAGATGGCCGCCGAACTGGCTGCCGCCGAAGGTGTCACCGTCGAGTCGGTCATCGTCGACGACGACGTCGCGGTGCAGGACAGCACCTACACCGCCGGCCGGCGCGGGGTCGGCGCCACCGTGCTGGTGGAAAAGATCGCCGGCGCCGCAGCGGATCTGGGCCGGTCACTGGCCGACGTCGCCGACGTGGCGCGCCGGGTGAACGCGGCGTCGCGCAGCATGGGGGTGGCGCTGACGTCGTGCACCGTGCCAGCGGTCGGCCATCCCACCTTCGATCTGCCCGACACCGACATCGAGATCGGCATCGGCATCCACGGCGAACCCGGCAGGCAACGCGTACCGATGCAGCCCGCCCGCGCCATCGCCGAGCAGATGGCCGAGCCCGTGCTGGCCGATCTCGATTTCGCCTCCGATGACGGAGTCATCCTGTTCGTCAACAGCATGGGCGCCACGCCGCTGATCGAGCTGTACGTGATGTACGCCGAATTCGCGGCCATCCTGGACAAGGCGGGTGTACGGATCGCCCGGTCCCTGGTGGGGCCCTACATCACCAGCCTGGACATGGCCGGCTGCTCGGTGACCTTACTGCGCGCCGACGACGAATTGCTGCGCCTGTGGGACCACCCGGTCAACACCCCGGCACTGCGGAGAGGATGCTGA
- a CDS encoding MIP/aquaporin family protein has translation MDEPSLWQKLAAETLGTAFLVFIGVGAVPATIIVNGDAPFTMADLGMISLAFGTVVVATVYALGHISGNHINPAVTIGLAVTGHFPWSRVPAYIAAQVVGAIVGAAAILGVLGTAARDAGLGIATYSAQTSPVQAFFAEFVGTFILVFTVFGVIHRKAPAGFAGVAIGLVVFAAIIPVAPTTGASINPARTFGPMLVQQLAGGSVSWHQLPVYVVAELLAGALAALGYVAISRTRADATPAPVATPSAPTNAAA, from the coding sequence ATGGATGAGCCCTCGCTCTGGCAGAAGCTCGCGGCCGAGACGCTCGGCACGGCATTCCTGGTCTTCATCGGGGTGGGCGCGGTGCCCGCCACCATCATCGTGAACGGGGACGCGCCGTTCACCATGGCCGACCTCGGCATGATCTCGCTGGCCTTCGGCACCGTCGTGGTGGCCACCGTCTACGCCTTGGGGCACATCTCCGGCAACCACATCAATCCCGCCGTCACCATCGGACTGGCCGTCACCGGCCACTTCCCGTGGTCGCGGGTGCCCGCGTACATCGCCGCCCAGGTGGTGGGTGCCATCGTCGGAGCCGCGGCGATCCTGGGCGTGCTGGGCACGGCCGCCCGCGACGCCGGGCTGGGCATCGCCACCTACTCCGCACAGACGAGTCCGGTACAGGCGTTTTTCGCCGAGTTCGTGGGTACGTTCATTCTCGTGTTCACCGTCTTCGGCGTGATACACCGCAAGGCGCCGGCCGGTTTCGCCGGTGTCGCCATCGGCCTGGTCGTGTTCGCCGCCATCATCCCGGTCGCCCCCACCACCGGGGCCTCGATCAATCCGGCCCGCACCTTCGGCCCGATGCTCGTCCAGCAGTTGGCCGGCGGCTCGGTCTCCTGGCACCAGCTGCCGGTGTACGTCGTCGCCGAACTGCTCGCCGGCGCACTCGCCGCGCTCGGCTATGTCGCCATCTCCCGCACCCGCGCCGACGCCACCCCGGCGCCGGTGGCCACCCCGTCCGCCCCCACCAACGCAGCAGCCTGA
- the ptsP gene encoding phosphoenolpyruvate--protein phosphotransferase: MTVGLVVVSHSRPLARAAVALAQEMVHGKDIRIAIAAGLDDTTFGTDAADIVDAVTDADSGDGTVVLMDLGSAVLSAELALELLDDEVRERVVLCPAPLVEGLVVAAVAAAGEASAAEIAAEASGALTGKIAHLGPAPAAPESADAQAADELTGSFVVANPHGLHARPAARLAQEVRRRDARARIRNPRTDSAWVDAASLSKIATLGVRSGDEVQVRVAGSQAAETLEHILALAARNFDETIDVPTQMAPQPARNQPIGAGPGLGIGPARSARPGDVVVPDGPGESPAAERRRLSAAIAEVRRVITTVRARTARDLGETEAGIFDAHLLLLDDDALLGGTQQRIDQGHNAAAAWSAAVTALAAEFSALTDPYLQARAADVQAVGDQVLRVLVGGATAAQEISGVVVAADLSPAEAAELDPGRVAAVLLAFGSPQAHNVILLRAKGIPVVVGAGPAVLDIADGSTVAVDGNRGEFIVDPGAAVRAEFEAKVAALAERRQAARARSAEPAVTRDGVRIGVGANLGSVDDARAAAAHGADFAGLIRTEFLFLGRRQAPDTDEQLAVYRKIAEALEGRRITLRTLDVGGDKPLDFLPLPVEGNPYLGVRGLRMSLAHPELFTEQLLAIATLARHTPVSVMFPMVSTLDELFAARRLLDDALGRTGPHPPADLKVGMMVEVPTAALKAAAFAPHVDFFSIGTNDLTQYTMAADRNNDAVAGLGDTFDPGVLQLIAATCRGAAGQAGVSVCGEFAADERATGLLVGLGVESLSVTPPAVPATKEAVRAVDAAAAGALAGQVLSADSAAAVRDRL; encoded by the coding sequence ATGACGGTCGGCCTGGTCGTCGTCTCACACAGCCGCCCGCTGGCCCGCGCCGCCGTCGCCCTGGCCCAGGAGATGGTGCACGGCAAGGACATCCGCATCGCCATCGCGGCCGGCCTGGACGACACCACGTTCGGCACCGACGCCGCCGACATCGTCGATGCCGTCACCGACGCCGACAGCGGCGACGGCACGGTGGTGCTGATGGATCTGGGCAGCGCCGTGCTGTCCGCCGAACTCGCCCTCGAGCTGCTCGACGACGAGGTACGCGAGCGGGTGGTGCTGTGCCCCGCCCCACTCGTCGAGGGTCTGGTGGTGGCGGCCGTCGCGGCCGCCGGAGAGGCCTCGGCAGCCGAGATCGCCGCCGAGGCATCGGGTGCGCTGACCGGCAAGATCGCCCACCTCGGCCCGGCGCCCGCCGCGCCCGAATCCGCCGACGCGCAGGCCGCCGACGAACTGACCGGCAGTTTCGTCGTCGCCAACCCGCACGGGTTGCATGCCCGTCCGGCCGCCCGACTGGCCCAGGAGGTACGTCGCCGCGACGCCCGGGCCCGCATTCGCAACCCGCGCACCGACTCGGCCTGGGTCGATGCCGCCAGCCTGTCCAAGATCGCCACCCTCGGCGTGCGCAGCGGCGACGAGGTGCAGGTCCGGGTGGCGGGCAGCCAGGCCGCCGAAACGCTGGAGCACATCCTGGCCCTGGCCGCCCGCAACTTCGACGAAACCATCGACGTCCCAACCCAAATGGCCCCCCAGCCGGCCCGCAACCAGCCGATCGGCGCGGGTCCGGGCCTCGGCATCGGCCCGGCCCGCTCGGCCCGGCCTGGGGACGTCGTGGTGCCGGACGGACCCGGCGAGAGCCCGGCGGCGGAGCGGCGGCGGCTGAGCGCCGCGATCGCCGAGGTGCGCCGTGTCATCACGACGGTGCGGGCCCGGACCGCGCGCGACCTCGGTGAGACCGAGGCCGGCATCTTCGACGCCCACCTGTTACTGCTCGACGACGACGCCCTGCTCGGCGGAACCCAGCAGCGAATCGACCAGGGCCACAACGCCGCCGCCGCGTGGTCGGCCGCCGTCACCGCGCTGGCCGCCGAGTTCAGTGCGCTCACCGACCCGTACCTGCAGGCCCGCGCCGCCGACGTGCAGGCCGTCGGCGACCAGGTGCTGCGGGTGCTGGTGGGCGGTGCCACCGCCGCCCAGGAGATCAGCGGTGTGGTGGTGGCCGCCGATCTGAGCCCCGCCGAGGCCGCCGAACTCGATCCGGGCCGGGTGGCCGCGGTGCTGCTGGCGTTCGGCAGCCCGCAGGCACACAACGTGATCCTGTTGCGTGCCAAGGGCATTCCGGTGGTCGTCGGGGCCGGTCCGGCGGTGCTCGACATCGCCGACGGCAGCACGGTCGCGGTCGACGGCAACCGCGGCGAGTTCATCGTCGACCCCGGCGCCGCGGTCCGCGCCGAGTTCGAGGCCAAGGTCGCCGCGCTCGCCGAACGCCGGCAAGCGGCCCGGGCCCGGTCGGCCGAGCCCGCCGTCACCCGCGACGGGGTGCGCATCGGCGTCGGCGCCAACCTCGGGTCGGTGGACGATGCCAGGGCGGCCGCCGCCCACGGCGCCGACTTCGCCGGCCTGATCCGCACCGAGTTCCTGTTCCTGGGCCGCAGGCAGGCGCCCGACACCGACGAGCAGCTCGCCGTCTACCGCAAGATCGCGGAAGCGCTTGAGGGACGCCGGATCACGCTGCGCACCCTGGACGTCGGTGGGGACAAGCCGCTGGATTTCCTGCCGCTGCCGGTGGAGGGCAACCCGTATCTGGGCGTGCGGGGCCTGCGGATGTCGCTGGCACATCCCGAACTGTTCACCGAACAACTGCTGGCCATCGCCACCCTCGCCAGGCACACCCCGGTGAGCGTGATGTTCCCGATGGTCAGCACCCTGGACGAACTGTTCGCGGCGCGCCGGTTGCTCGACGATGCGCTGGGCCGCACGGGGCCGCACCCGCCGGCCGACCTCAAGGTCGGGATGATGGTCGAGGTGCCCACCGCCGCGCTGAAGGCTGCCGCGTTCGCCCCGCATGTCGATTTCTTCTCGATCGGCACCAACGATCTGACCCAGTACACGATGGCCGCCGACCGCAACAACGACGCGGTGGCCGGGCTCGGCGACACCTTCGATCCCGGGGTGCTGCAGTTGATCGCGGCCACCTGCCGGGGCGCCGCCGGGCAGGCCGGCGTCTCGGTCTGCGGGGAGTTCGCCGCCGACGAACGGGCGACGGGACTGCTCGTCGGCCTCGGGGTGGAGTCACTCAGTGTCACTCCCCCGGCCGTACCGGCGACCAAGGAGGCGGTGCGCGCCGTCGACGCGGCGGCCGCGGGCGCCCTGGCCGGGCAGGTGTTGTCGGCCGACTCGGCGGCGGCGGTGCGGGATCGGCTCTGA
- the mbtN gene encoding mycobactin biosynthesis acyl-ACP dehydrogenase MbtN, translating to MTVSAPSHPATDDFAALLGRVFNDRVAAWTAEAEATERFPRELIEYLGREGVFAAKWGQDKQPDVGKVIALATELGRLGSAGIAVGVSLHDSAIAILRRFARNDHLRDIADRAIRGDAVLCIGASEESGGSDLQIVGTEVRSARGGFEVKGIKKFVSLSPIADYVMAVARNVDDDPSSRHGNVVVVAVPLDDPGVAVQTPYRKVGAGPLATAAVHIDTWVPADALVARPGTGLAAISWGLAHERMSVAGQVASNCQRLLGITLARMMDRRQFGHTLYEHQALRMRVADLQARVDMLRHALTGIAAGKTLDLRTAAAMKVTAARLGEEVVNECMHIFGGTGYLVDETPLGQYWRDMKLARVGGGTDEVLWELVAAAMKPDHDGYAAMMAR from the coding sequence GTGACCGTTAGCGCACCGTCGCACCCAGCCACCGACGACTTCGCGGCCCTCCTCGGCCGGGTGTTCAACGATCGGGTCGCAGCCTGGACCGCCGAAGCCGAAGCGACCGAACGCTTCCCGCGCGAGCTCATCGAGTACCTGGGCCGTGAGGGGGTGTTCGCCGCCAAATGGGGCCAGGACAAACAACCCGACGTCGGCAAGGTGATCGCGCTGGCCACCGAATTGGGCCGGTTGGGTTCGGCGGGCATCGCGGTCGGGGTGAGCCTGCACGACTCGGCGATCGCCATTTTGCGCCGATTCGCGCGCAACGACCACCTGCGCGACATCGCCGACCGTGCCATCCGCGGCGACGCGGTGTTGTGTATCGGCGCGTCCGAAGAGTCCGGCGGATCCGACCTGCAGATCGTCGGCACCGAAGTGCGCTCGGCGCGAGGCGGTTTCGAGGTCAAGGGCATCAAGAAGTTCGTCTCGCTGTCCCCCATCGCCGATTACGTGATGGCCGTGGCCCGCAATGTGGACGATGACCCGTCCAGCCGACACGGCAATGTGGTCGTCGTCGCGGTCCCGCTGGACGATCCCGGGGTGGCGGTGCAGACGCCCTACCGCAAGGTGGGCGCCGGGCCGCTGGCCACCGCCGCGGTGCACATCGACACCTGGGTGCCCGCCGACGCGCTGGTGGCCCGCCCCGGCACCGGACTGGCCGCCATCTCCTGGGGGTTGGCGCATGAGCGGATGTCGGTGGCCGGGCAGGTGGCCAGCAATTGTCAGCGGCTGCTGGGAATCACGTTGGCGCGCATGATGGATCGTCGCCAGTTCGGGCACACCCTCTACGAACACCAGGCGCTGCGGATGCGGGTGGCCGACCTGCAGGCCCGGGTGGACATGCTGCGCCACGCGCTGACCGGTATCGCGGCGGGCAAGACCCTGGACCTGCGCACCGCCGCCGCCATGAAGGTCACCGCTGCCCGCCTCGGTGAAGAGGTGGTCAACGAATGCATGCACATCTTCGGCGGCACCGGCTATCTGGTCGACGAAACCCCACTCGGCCAGTACTGGCGCGACATGAAGCTGGCCCGGGTCGGCGGCGGCACCGACGAGGTGCTCTGGGAGTTGGTGGCCGCGGCCATGAAACCCGACCATGACGGCTATGCCGCGATGATGGCCCGCTGA
- a CDS encoding IclR family transcriptional regulator, with protein sequence MIQAVDRALRILTVLQGGRRMSLGEIATAIELAPSTVHGLVRTLLAHGMVQQESDSGRYRLGPATLRLGNVYLESLELRSRVAIWAEGLARRTGCAVRTGVLLFDEVVVVAHEPRPDGTRQMPEVGIVIPAHASALGKGLLAFRKDYAPTTLRSMTGETVTDPAALAEQLAQTRQTGIATEAEEAVLGECVAAAVVFDSSAEAVGAIGLVVPTGRWPLEPADVDALRDTARTVSRELGAPVWPPRG encoded by the coding sequence ATGATCCAGGCGGTGGATCGGGCGCTGCGCATTCTCACGGTGTTGCAGGGCGGGCGCCGGATGAGCCTGGGGGAGATTGCCACCGCCATCGAACTGGCGCCCTCGACGGTGCACGGCCTGGTCCGCACCCTGTTGGCGCACGGCATGGTGCAGCAGGAGTCCGACTCGGGCCGCTACCGGCTGGGGCCGGCGACGCTGCGGCTGGGCAACGTGTACCTGGAAAGCCTGGAACTGCGCTCCCGCGTGGCGATCTGGGCCGAAGGGCTGGCCCGGCGCACCGGTTGCGCGGTGCGCACCGGGGTGCTGTTGTTCGACGAGGTCGTCGTGGTGGCGCACGAACCGCGGCCGGACGGCACCCGGCAGATGCCGGAGGTCGGCATCGTCATCCCCGCCCATGCCAGCGCGCTCGGCAAGGGGCTGCTGGCGTTCCGGAAAGACTACGCCCCAACGACTCTGCGCAGCATGACCGGGGAGACCGTCACCGATCCCGCCGCGCTCGCCGAACAGCTTGCGCAAACCCGCCAGACCGGTATCGCGACCGAGGCCGAGGAAGCGGTGCTCGGTGAATGTGTCGCCGCGGCGGTGGTTTTCGACTCCTCGGCCGAGGCCGTCGGCGCGATCGGACTGGTGGTGCCCACCGGCCGCTGGCCGCTGGAACCGGCCGATGTCGACGCGCTGCGTGACACCGCCCGCACGGTCTCGCGTGAACTCGGTGCGCCGGTGTGGCCGCCGCGCGGTTAA